The following are encoded together in the Actinobacillus lignieresii genome:
- a CDS encoding dipeptide/oligopeptide/nickel ABC transporter permease/ATP-binding protein, with translation MFRQGLAARLANGGARFRALSTSSKIALIFILFVACIAILAPIVAPYDPLQTIRPVQAPSGDYLFGTDRLGRDIFSRMVWGARTSLFIGLGAVGVAILFGGILGATAATADKFGNEVIMRLMDILMAFPGIALAAVLLATFGNSVPVIIITIAVVYTPQLARVVRANVVSQWEEDYVRAERVLGGSRTYILVKHVVRNTAAPVLVFATVMVADAIVFEASLSFLGAGVQPPFPSWGNILSEGRNLVLSGFWWATTFAGIMILLTVLALNILAEGLTDALVNPKLKTSPKTKEDVAKPLSTDVQEAMAETLALKRYLLKLREKETARTDRMQLNANAKPILQVKNLSIRFPNRYGEIPLVDNISFTVHEGETMGLVGESGCGKSITAFSIMGLLPKTAQITGEILFTDRSGKQYDLLKSDQLNELRGHEISMIYQDALSALNPSMRIKDQMAQLISRGGKQSAETLLQWVKLDPEKTLNRYPHELSGGQRQRVLIAMALAREPKLLIADEPTTALDVVVQAEVIKLLNELREKLGFAMVFVSHDLALVAQMAHHITVMYAGQVVEAAPTTPLLANPTHEYTRGLLGSVLSTELRAERLYQIPGSVPSPFDFAKGDRFASRSLRPEADPEQHLQLVATEDHPQHFWASHLATQEKRVEG, from the coding sequence ATGTTTCGTCAAGGATTAGCCGCTCGACTAGCTAACGGTGGAGCTAGATTTAGAGCATTATCAACCAGTTCAAAAATTGCATTGATTTTCATTTTATTTGTGGCTTGTATTGCAATTTTAGCCCCTATTGTCGCCCCTTATGATCCATTACAAACCATTAGACCTGTGCAAGCACCAAGCGGTGACTATCTATTCGGGACTGACCGTTTAGGACGTGATATTTTTTCTCGTATGGTTTGGGGAGCAAGAACTTCACTCTTTATCGGTTTAGGTGCGGTGGGTGTCGCTATCTTATTCGGTGGTATTTTAGGTGCAACCGCTGCAACCGCAGACAAATTCGGTAACGAAGTGATCATGCGGTTAATGGATATTTTGATGGCGTTTCCGGGCATTGCTCTTGCCGCAGTATTACTTGCGACTTTTGGTAACTCCGTTCCGGTGATTATCATTACCATAGCGGTCGTTTATACACCGCAGCTTGCAAGGGTGGTACGTGCGAATGTCGTATCCCAATGGGAAGAAGATTACGTGCGTGCCGAACGTGTGTTAGGCGGTAGCCGTACTTATATTTTAGTTAAACACGTTGTACGTAATACTGCCGCACCGGTGTTAGTGTTTGCCACAGTAATGGTGGCGGATGCCATCGTATTTGAAGCGTCTCTTTCATTCTTAGGTGCGGGCGTACAACCGCCGTTCCCGTCTTGGGGCAATATCTTATCGGAAGGGCGTAACCTCGTCTTAAGCGGTTTCTGGTGGGCGACCACTTTTGCCGGAATTATGATTCTGCTTACCGTATTAGCATTAAATATCTTGGCGGAAGGTTTAACCGATGCGTTAGTGAATCCAAAACTTAAAACATCACCAAAAACCAAAGAAGATGTCGCAAAACCGCTTTCTACCGATGTGCAAGAAGCGATGGCAGAAACGCTCGCCTTAAAACGTTATTTACTGAAATTACGTGAAAAAGAAACCGCTCGTACTGACCGTATGCAATTAAATGCCAATGCGAAACCGATTTTACAAGTGAAAAATTTATCAATTCGCTTCCCGAATCGTTACGGTGAAATTCCGTTGGTTGATAACATCAGCTTTACTGTACATGAAGGTGAAACCATGGGCTTAGTTGGGGAATCTGGTTGTGGTAAATCTATCACGGCATTCTCTATCATGGGTTTATTACCGAAAACCGCCCAGATCACCGGTGAAATCTTATTTACTGATCGTAGCGGTAAACAGTATGATTTACTTAAATCTGATCAATTAAATGAGCTTCGAGGTCATGAAATTTCAATGATTTACCAAGATGCGTTAAGTGCGCTTAACCCGTCTATGCGAATCAAAGATCAAATGGCACAGTTAATTAGCCGTGGTGGAAAGCAAAGCGCAGAGACTTTATTGCAATGGGTAAAACTCGATCCGGAAAAAACGCTTAACCGTTATCCACACGAGCTTTCAGGCGGACAACGTCAGCGAGTCTTAATTGCCATGGCACTCGCTCGTGAGCCTAAATTATTAATCGCAGATGAACCGACCACTGCGCTCGATGTTGTGGTACAAGCGGAAGTGATCAAACTCTTAAATGAATTACGTGAAAAACTCGGTTTTGCGATGGTATTCGTCAGCCACGATCTTGCACTTGTGGCACAAATGGCACACCACATCACAGTAATGTATGCCGGTCAAGTGGTTGAAGCCGCACCGACTACACCGCTCTTAGCCAATCCGACTCACGAATATACCCGAGGTTTACTCGGTTCGGTTCTCTCAACCGAATTACGTGCCGAACGCTTATATCAAATTCCGGGCAGCGTACCGTCACCATTCGACTTTGCGAAAGGTGACCGCTTCGCCAGCC
- a CDS encoding ABC transporter permease, which translates to MEIILRLLFRRLLALPIMILGVTALVFIVLQFTPGDPATVALGESASEAAKEIYREQHGLNDPVVVQYFRFLGNLFVLDFGMTTPPEQPIIDMIAKAFPLTLQLTFIGVFLAAIVSFSLGILAALYHDRWVDQVIRLISVAAVATPSFWLGILLIQYFSLKLDWLPSGGFVPFNEDPNEYFRSMILPSLALAVPVCASLIRVVRTTMVEEMDKDYVRTAIGNGVPYSTVIRHNVLRNALITPVTVLGLRVGYLLGGAVVIEQIFDLPGMGKLIFNGIVNHDLHLVQGVVLTIAFTFVLVNIIVDILYLLINPKIRSL; encoded by the coding sequence ATGGAAATTATCCTTCGTCTTTTATTTCGCCGCTTGCTTGCTCTACCGATAATGATTTTGGGCGTAACCGCTTTAGTTTTTATCGTATTGCAATTTACACCGGGTGATCCTGCTACGGTTGCTTTAGGTGAAAGTGCCAGTGAAGCCGCTAAAGAAATTTATCGAGAACAACATGGCTTAAATGACCCGGTAGTCGTGCAATATTTTCGTTTTCTCGGCAATTTATTCGTTTTGGATTTCGGTATGACTACGCCACCGGAACAACCTATTATTGATATGATTGCTAAAGCATTTCCGCTGACCTTACAACTGACTTTTATCGGGGTATTCTTAGCGGCAATCGTTTCTTTCTCATTAGGTATTCTTGCTGCGCTTTATCATGACCGTTGGGTCGATCAAGTGATTCGTTTAATTTCGGTGGCTGCGGTTGCCACACCGTCTTTCTGGCTTGGTATCTTACTGATTCAATACTTTTCTTTAAAACTGGATTGGTTACCGTCCGGCGGTTTTGTACCGTTTAATGAAGATCCGAATGAATATTTTCGTTCAATGATTTTACCGTCACTTGCTCTTGCTGTACCGGTTTGTGCCTCATTAATTCGTGTCGTGCGTACTACTATGGTAGAAGAAATGGATAAAGATTATGTGCGTACCGCCATCGGTAACGGTGTGCCTTATTCAACCGTAATTCGTCACAATGTCTTACGTAACGCCTTAATTACTCCGGTGACCGTCCTTGGTTTACGAGTCGGCTATTTACTCGGTGGTGCAGTGGTTATCGAACAAATCTTTGATTTACCTGGTATGGGTAAACTTATCTTTAACGGTATCGTGAACCACGACTTACACTTAGTGCAAGGTGTGGTGCTTACTATCGCCTTTACCTTCGTATTAGTTAATATCATTGTTGATATTCTCTATTTGCTCATTAATCCAAAAATTCGGAGTCTATAA
- a CDS encoding ABC transporter substrate-binding protein produces the protein MTSHFSHNDSRRHFMKLLAGVGAGFAFSGTLGTFSNNAFAAAGKTIEAGIAYPISTGFDPLTSSGASSMAANLHIFEGLVDLHPATRQPYLALAAKEPEQKDEVTYHITLREGATFHDGKPVTTEDVVYSFERVLDPAKASLFAQFIPFIASVKALDNKVVEFKLKYPFALFKERLTIVKIVPKHIVEAGQSAFDAKPVGSGPYKFVSATKDDRIVFEANTAYNGMYPAKVDKMTWFLLSDDAARVTAQESGRVQAIESVPYLDAERLKRKGKVESVQSFGLLFLMFNCEKAPFDNPKVRQALHYGLDTQKLIDIVFLGNAKAASSYVQDTHPDYVKAANQYDFDKAKAESLLAEAGIKELKFELLATDHAWVKECAPLILESWNALKGVKVTLQHLQSGALYGTHVDKGAFEVVIAPGDPSVFGNDLDLLLSWWYRGDVWPKRRFRWANTPEYAEVQKLLDEAAKNPAGAKETWTKAINIIAEQVPLYPIVHRKLPTAWSDKSLTDFQPLPTTGLSFLGVGRK, from the coding sequence ATGACTTCTCATTTTTCTCATAACGACTCACGTCGCCACTTCATGAAACTTCTCGCCGGTGTCGGAGCGGGATTTGCATTCTCCGGTACCTTAGGTACTTTCTCAAATAATGCGTTTGCCGCAGCCGGTAAAACTATCGAAGCCGGTATCGCTTATCCGATTTCAACCGGTTTTGACCCGCTTACTTCAAGCGGCGCCTCTTCAATGGCGGCTAACTTACATATCTTTGAAGGTTTAGTGGATTTACACCCGGCAACTCGCCAACCTTATTTAGCTTTAGCGGCTAAAGAGCCTGAACAGAAAGATGAGGTAACATACCATATTACCTTACGTGAAGGGGCGACCTTCCACGATGGTAAACCGGTTACCACCGAAGATGTGGTTTACTCGTTTGAACGTGTGTTAGATCCGGCGAAAGCCTCACTGTTCGCTCAATTTATTCCGTTTATCGCTTCGGTAAAAGCACTTGACAATAAAGTGGTCGAATTCAAATTAAAATATCCGTTCGCTTTATTTAAAGAACGTTTAACCATCGTCAAAATCGTGCCGAAACATATCGTAGAAGCCGGTCAATCCGCCTTTGATGCCAAACCTGTCGGTTCAGGTCCTTATAAATTTGTGTCTGCAACCAAAGACGACCGTATTGTCTTTGAAGCGAATACCGCTTACAACGGTATGTATCCGGCTAAAGTAGATAAAATGACGTGGTTCTTATTATCCGACGATGCCGCTCGTGTCACCGCACAAGAATCCGGTCGTGTACAAGCGATTGAGTCCGTACCGTATCTCGATGCCGAACGCTTAAAACGCAAAGGTAAAGTCGAATCGGTTCAATCATTCGGTTTATTATTCTTAATGTTTAACTGTGAAAAAGCACCGTTTGATAACCCGAAAGTACGCCAAGCGTTACATTACGGTTTAGATACGCAAAAATTAATCGATATTGTGTTCTTAGGCAATGCGAAAGCGGCAAGTTCTTACGTTCAAGACACTCACCCTGATTATGTAAAAGCCGCCAACCAATATGACTTCGATAAAGCAAAAGCCGAAAGCCTATTAGCGGAAGCGGGTATCAAAGAATTAAAATTCGAATTACTCGCAACTGATCACGCTTGGGTAAAAGAATGTGCGCCGCTTATTCTTGAATCTTGGAATGCGTTAAAAGGTGTGAAAGTAACGCTTCAACATTTACAATCCGGTGCGTTATACGGCACGCACGTTGATAAAGGTGCGTTTGAAGTGGTTATCGCACCGGGCGACCCGTCCGTATTCGGTAATGACTTAGACTTGTTATTAAGCTGGTGGTATCGTGGTGATGTATGGCCGAAACGTCGTTTCCGTTGGGCAAATACGCCTGAATATGCCGAAGTACAAAAATTACTGGATGAAGCGGCGAAAAATCCGGCGGGTGCAAAAGAAACATGGACCAAAGCAATCAATATTATTGCCGAACAAGTGCCGCTTTACCCGATCGTTCATCGTAAATTACCGACTGCATGGAGCGATAAATCACTTACCGATTTCCAACCGTTACCGACAACAGGCTTGTCATTCTTAGGCGTCGGTCGTAAATAA
- the hemW gene encoding radical SAM family heme chaperone HemW: MNLALPPLSLYIHIPWCVQKCPYCDFNSHAQKGVIPEAEYIQHLLADLSQDLTAYQTAIGDRKIHSIFIGGGTPSLFSAEGIAYLLAEVEKRIPFEEHIEITLEANPGTAEAERFLGYAQGGVTRISMGIQSFEPEKLLKLGRIHDSNEAKQAVIFAQDSAKSGLQSFNIDLMHGLPNQSVAQALDDLRQGIALAPPHLSWYQLTIEPNTMFYYRQPTLPDDDELWDIFEQGHQLLTAAGYEQYETSAYAKKGYQCRHNLNYWRFGDYLAIGCGAHGKISYPTGEIYRFSKTKHPKGYMRGEYRYSQDLIELADRPFEFFMNRFRLLEATPKQEFEFYTGLDREIVRPTVDWALSKNYITETEKHWQITQHGKLFLNELLEGFLE; encoded by the coding sequence GTGAATTTAGCCCTCCCTCCCTTAAGTCTTTATATCCATATTCCGTGGTGCGTACAAAAATGTCCGTACTGCGATTTCAATTCACATGCACAAAAAGGCGTAATTCCGGAAGCGGAATATATTCAACATTTACTTGCGGATTTATCGCAAGATTTGACCGCTTATCAAACGGCAATCGGCGATCGTAAAATTCATTCGATTTTTATTGGCGGCGGTACGCCGAGTTTATTTTCAGCAGAGGGAATCGCTTATCTACTGGCGGAAGTTGAAAAGCGTATTCCGTTTGAAGAGCATATCGAGATTACTCTTGAAGCAAATCCCGGCACGGCGGAAGCGGAACGTTTTCTTGGTTATGCACAAGGCGGTGTAACACGTATCTCAATGGGGATCCAAAGTTTCGAGCCGGAAAAACTGCTCAAACTTGGACGTATTCACGACTCGAATGAGGCGAAACAAGCGGTCATTTTTGCGCAAGATTCTGCAAAATCCGGTTTGCAAAGTTTTAATATCGACTTAATGCACGGCTTACCGAATCAATCGGTGGCACAAGCACTGGACGATTTACGACAGGGGATTGCGCTCGCACCACCGCATTTGTCGTGGTATCAATTAACCATTGAGCCGAACACGATGTTCTATTACCGTCAGCCGACTTTACCGGACGACGATGAATTATGGGATATTTTCGAGCAAGGTCATCAGTTACTCACCGCTGCCGGCTATGAACAATATGAAACCTCGGCTTATGCGAAAAAAGGTTATCAATGCCGTCATAATCTCAATTATTGGCGTTTTGGCGACTATTTGGCGATTGGTTGCGGAGCGCACGGTAAGATTAGTTATCCGACCGGCGAAATTTACCGCTTCAGCAAAACCAAACACCCGAAAGGTTATATGCGAGGTGAATATCGTTACAGCCAAGATTTGATTGAGCTTGCTGATCGTCCGTTTGAATTTTTTATGAATCGTTTCCGCTTATTGGAGGCGACCCCAAAACAAGAATTTGAGTTCTACACCGGTCTTGATCGTGAAATCGTTAGACCAACAGTGGATTGGGCATTAAGCAAAAATTACATTACAGAAACCGAAAAACATTGGCAGATTACCCAGCACGGTAAGTTGTTTTTAAATGAATTATTGGAAGGTTTTTTAGAATAG